A window from bacterium encodes these proteins:
- a CDS encoding class IV adenylate cyclase encodes MNRNVEVKARARDLIAVQKMLEQGGAKGKLLHQHDTFYRCPDGRLKLRVFAEGHGELIFYRRPDHTTAKLSQYWIYPTTDAHGLHEILAQCYGVLGEVIKQRLVFIIGQTRIHLDQVETLGDFLELEVVLKPEQPESDGERIAKEWMIRLAIRPEDLLSVAYIDLLTNRV; translated from the coding sequence ATGAATCGTAACGTCGAAGTTAAGGCGCGGGCGCGCGACCTCATCGCAGTCCAGAAGATGCTCGAGCAGGGAGGAGCGAAAGGAAAATTGCTCCACCAGCACGACACATTCTATCGTTGTCCCGATGGCAGATTGAAACTACGGGTCTTCGCCGAAGGGCATGGTGAGCTGATCTTCTATCGCCGTCCCGACCACACCACCGCCAAGCTTTCCCAGTATTGGATATACCCCACCACAGATGCGCACGGTCTCCACGAAATCTTAGCGCAATGCTATGGCGTACTCGGCGAAGTGATCAAACAACGCCTGGTCTTCATCATCGGGCAAACCCGCATTCATCTTGATCAAGTGGAAACCCTCGGCGACTTCCTCGAATTGGAAGTCGTCTTGAAACCGGAACAACCGGAATCCGATGGCGAACGGATCGCGAAAGAATGGATGATCCGGTTAGCGATTCGTCCCGAAGATCTCCTATCGGTAGCCTACATCGATTTATTGACGAATCGGGTTTAA